One segment of Trachemys scripta elegans isolate TJP31775 chromosome 1, CAS_Tse_1.0, whole genome shotgun sequence DNA contains the following:
- the LOC117879193 gene encoding histone H3, translating to MARTKQTARKSTGGKAPRKQLATKAARKSAPATGGVKKPHRYRPGTVALREIRRYQKSTELLIRKLPFQRLVREIAQDFKTDLRFQSSAVMALQEASEAYLVGLFEDTNLCAIHAKRVTIMPKDIQLARRIRGERA from the coding sequence ATGGCCAGGACCAAGCAGACCGCCCGTAAATCCACCGGTGGCAAAGCCCCCCGTAAGCAGTTGGCCACTAAAGCTGCTCGGAAGAGCGCGCCTGCGACTGGGGGAGTGAAGAAACCCCATCGTTATCGCCCCGGCACTGTAGCCCTGCGAGAGATCCGCCGCTATCAGAAATCTACTGAGCTGCTCATCCGCAAATTGCCCTTCCAGCGCCTGGTCCGTGAAATCGCCCAGGATTTCAAGACCGATTTGCGCTTCCAGAGCTCGGCTGTTATGGCTCTGCAGGAGGCCAGCGAAGCCTACTTGGTGGGGCTCTTTGAAGATACTAACCTGTGTGCTATTCACGCCAAGAGAGTCACCATCATGCCCAAGGACATCCAGTTAGCCCGGCGTATTCGAGGCGAGAGAGCTTAA
- the LOC117879277 gene encoding histone H4 produces MSGRGKGGKGLGKGGAKRHRKVLRDNIQGITKPAIRRLARRGGVKRISGLIYEETRGVLKVFLENVIRDAVTYTEHAKRKTVTAMDVVYALKRQGRTLYGFGG; encoded by the coding sequence ATGTCTGGTCGTGGTAAAGGTGGTAaggggctgggaaaggggggCGCTAAGCGCCATCGGAAGGTGCTTCGTGATAACATTCAAGGTATTACCAAACCGGCTATTCGTCGTTTGGCGCGCCGTGGTGGTGTAAAGCGTATTTCTGGATTGATTTATGAAGAAACCCGAGGAGTACTGAAAGTGTTTCTAGAGAACGTTATCCGTGATGCTGTCACTTACACTGAACATGCCAAGCGAAAGACTGTGACTGCCATGGACGTGGTGTATGCTCTAAAACGCCAAGGTCGCACTCTCTACGGTTTCGGGGGCTAA
- the LOC117879163 gene encoding histone H1-like, with translation MSETAPVAAPAVSAPGAKTSAKKPKKTPATSKARKPPGPSVTELITKAVSASKERKGVSLAAVKKALAAGGYDVEKSNSRIKLGLKSLVSKGTLVQTKGTGASGSFKLNKKPGETKEKAPKKKPAAKPKKPAAKKPASAAKKPKKAAAVKKSPKKAKKPAAAAAKKTAKSPKKVKAAKPKKAAKSPAKAKAVKPKAAKPKPTKPKATKAKKPAPKKK, from the coding sequence ATGTCGGAAACGGCGCCTGTTGCAGCTCCTGCTGTCTCCGCTCCTGGGGCAAAAACTTCCGCTAAAAAACCGAAGAAGACGCCAGCTACTTCTAAAGCCCGTAAGCCTCCAGGTCCCAGCGTGACCGAGCTGATCACCAAGGCGGTGTCCGCTTCCAAGGAGCGCAAAGGGGTCTCGCTGGCAGCTGTTAAGAAGGCTCTGGCCGCCGGAGGGTACGATGTAGAGAAAAGCAACAGCCGCATCAAGCTGGGGCTCAAGAGCCTGGTGAGCAAGGGCACCTTGGTGCAGACTAAAGGCACCGGCGCATCGGGCTCCTTCAAACTCAATAAGAAGCCTGGCGAGACCAAGGAAAAGGCACCGAAGAAAAAGCCAGCGGCAAAGCCTAAGAAACCAGCTGCCAAGAAACCCGCCAGCGCCGCCAAGAAACCCAAAAAGGCTGCGGCCGTGAAAAAGAGCCCGAAGAAAGCCAAGAAACCAGCAGCTGCCGCAGCTAAAAAAACGGCCAAGAGCCCGAAAAAGGTGAAAGCCGCCAAGCCTAAGAAGGCAGCTAAGAGCCCGGCTAAGGCCAAAGCGGTGAAGCCTAAGGCGGCTAAGCCCAAACCGACGAAGCCTAAAGCGACGAAGGCTAAGAAGCCAGCGCCCAAGAAGAAGTAA